The genome window GTACGTACGCGTGCCCGTAACGACGAATCCCTTTTTTATCACCCAGGGCCTCATTAAAGGCCTGTCCCAGTGCAATTCCGATATCTTCCACAGTGTGGTGGGCATCGATGTGCAAATCCCCTTTTGCCTGTATGGCTATATCCAGCAGGCCGTGGCGGGAGATCTGGTCCAGCATGTGCTCCAGAAAGGGCACACCCGTATCAAATTCAGAATTGCCGGAGCCGTCCAGATCGAGCTTTACACCAATCTGTGTTTCCAGGGTATCGCGCTGAATCTGCGCTGTTCTCGCCGTCATGGTCAGGATTTCGTTACAGTTGATCGGATTGACCTGAATCCTATCTGAAATCGCACAGTTAGAGAACCATTCTTTACTCATATAATATAGTTGCCGACAGTGTGTCGTTTTGCACATAATGCGTACAAACCATCCAGCAGGTCGTGCCATGCCCACTCGAAAACAGGAAAAAGTCGTCTCCCTGAAAGAGATTACGGTTGCCTGCCAGGAATGCAGCCTGAATGAAATCTGCCTCCCTGTGGGTATTGATAAAAACGATATGGAGCAGCTGGATGCCATTATCGACCGCAAGCGGCCGCTGGCGCGTGGGGACCACCTGTTTAAAGTCGGTGATCGCTTTCGCGCGCTGTACGCCGTACGTTCCGGCTCACTGAAAACCTTCGCAACATCCGAGGATGGCCAGGAGCAGGTAATGGGTTTTCAACTACCCGGCGAACTGGTTGGACTGGACGCCATTGCCCACAACAATCACCCACTGACAGCCAGGGCCCTGGAAACCACCAGCGTCTGTGAAATCCCCTTTGATCAACTCGAAGCACTGAGCACTCAGCTACCCGACCTGCAACGCCAGATGTTACGCGTCATGAGTCAGGAAATTCATGATGACGAGCAAAGCATGCTGGCACTGGGCCAGCGCTCCGCTGAAGAAAGGCTTGCTGCCTTTC of Thiogranum longum contains these proteins:
- the fnr gene encoding fumarate/nitrate reduction transcriptional regulator Fnr, with the protein product MPTRKQEKVVSLKEITVACQECSLNEICLPVGIDKNDMEQLDAIIDRKRPLARGDHLFKVGDRFRALYAVRSGSLKTFATSEDGQEQVMGFQLPGELVGLDAIAHNNHPLTARALETTSVCEIPFDQLEALSTQLPDLQRQMLRVMSQEIHDDEQSMLALGQRSAEERLAAFLISLSNRYRRRGFSSTQFNLTMSRGDIGNYLGLALETVSRLFTRFQNEGLLKVERRHIELLDRDRLCQFSSANCDADNPVSRT